One stretch of Deinococcus multiflagellatus DNA includes these proteins:
- a CDS encoding GGDEF domain-containing protein → MAARPATLSRTAFEDAFHALRGAPLTLAVLDLDHFKTLNDTLGHSEGDRVLRNVERLLSGSLPSGSIVGRIGGDEYAVILPETAAETALILFDEVIKHFHIHRDPQWPKSLGLSVGLAARPAHATTYEDLKRAADEAMIRAKREGRARACIYVESKMVLKSNYYPKSQLERLAKLSGALGRTEASLLREALDDLIERHRGEL, encoded by the coding sequence ATGGCTGCCCGCCCCGCCACCCTGAGCCGCACCGCCTTTGAAGACGCCTTTCATGCCCTCCGGGGCGCGCCCCTGACCCTGGCCGTGCTGGACCTGGACCACTTCAAGACCCTGAACGACACCCTGGGCCACAGCGAGGGTGACCGGGTGCTGCGGAACGTAGAGCGGCTGCTGTCCGGCAGCCTGCCCAGCGGCAGCATTGTGGGGCGCATTGGCGGCGATGAGTACGCCGTCATCCTGCCCGAGACGGCCGCCGAAACCGCCCTGATCCTCTTTGACGAGGTGATCAAGCACTTTCACATTCACCGGGATCCGCAGTGGCCCAAGAGCCTGGGCCTGAGCGTGGGGCTGGCCGCCCGCCCGGCCCACGCCACCACCTACGAGGACCTGAAACGCGCCGCCGACGAGGCCATGATCCGCGCCAAACGCGAGGGCCGCGCGCGGGCCTGCATCTACGTGGAAAGCAAGATGGTGCTGAAAAGCAACTACTACCCCAAAAGCCAGCTGGAACGCCTTGCCAAGCTGTCTGGCGCCCTGGGCCGCACCGAGGCCAGCCTGCTGCGCGAGGCGCTGGATGATCTGATTGAGCGGCACCGGGGGGAATTGTGA